A region of the Ranitomeya imitator isolate aRanImi1 chromosome 10, aRanImi1.pri, whole genome shotgun sequence genome:
gggggACCTCAAACTTTCCCTTGAACTGGAACCCTAAAAATCTCTGTCCCgtgggtactcttaaaggtagagaggcctgggtctccaACCTTACAATACtcatgttaaaccctgatctgtcccttcCCTCACGCCATGAGGCATaagacagaaatgtaaggtaaacaagacacaaagacaaaacagggataacagaaaacctctatcatacaaaagcaccaaccaacaataaggaggaggatagggactgagaggaataaactaaatggaaaCAGGGACGAGAAGATAAACACAAACATACTACAGAAAACCACAGGACAACACTACAACGACTTTACTCCTACTTAGCTTTAGCATATAACACAGGAAAACAAATTTTTCACCAACAGGGACAAGAAGATCTGACCAgattttataggaagaggtaatgaccagatcagaagcagctgaaatagaGCCGCATGTTTCTGACCAACATAGAAAGGGTcgataacctcttcagcaccagaggacgcataatccatttaatatgggacacaaattacaccatctctaaagaagacctacgATTAATTACCTGACATGACTGTTTAACTCCAGGTCTTTCATGACACCCTAGTGACAGTAAAACAATGATAATATGTAATCCAGAAACAAGAGCTGCCCAGGGAGAGCTGTTGCGGagataacaaaaataaattttattaagaGGTACTAAATGATTTTTAAGACACTTTTTAATAAAATGGATTTTTTTATCTCTCAAAATCCTCTGCCTGTGCATCTACTGTTTCTGGATTGTATATTAATGGCTTATTTTTCCTCCCTAGAGAGCCATTCTAATATACTTAATGGTGCAGTGTGTCCGTGGCACTGTACGTTTAAAAAGTAGCTCGTGGATGacgatcagggccggactggccattgggcagttctggcaaatgccagaagggccgatggcagtagtgggccactcgagtgtgccgctgtcggcacactccccccgctgtcggcacactctccccgcattcaactataccggcgtcatagacgccggtacagttgaatgcaatgatggggagagagcatctgctgtcgctccctctcccgtcattccccgctctgcctgtcgCTGaaactgcgggtgcgcaatgacgtcatatcatcgcgcacctgctgtgtgaccgggcgggcagactgcagctgctgagaccggagccaggagcagcgcggggcaagaggaaaggtgagtagcgtcagtgttttttttttattattacatggcatggctgcattacattctatggggctgggcagcactgcattatattgtatgggggctgtgctgcattacattctatgggggctggctgcattgcattctatggggctgggcagcactgcattatattgtatggtggctgtgctgcattacattgggggctggctgcattacattctatggggctgtgctgcattacattctatgggggctgtggtgtattacattctatggggctgtgctgcattacattctatggggtctgtgctgcattacattctatgggggctgtgctgtattacattctatgggggctgtgctgcattacaatctatgggggctggctgcattatattctatggggctggctgcattacattctatgggggctgtgctgcattacattctatggggcctgtgctgcattacattctattggggctggctgcattacattctatggggctgggctgcattacattctatgggggctgtgctccattacattctatggggctgtgctgcattacattctatggggactggttgcattacattctatggggactggctgcattacattctatgggggctggctgcattacattctatgggggctggctgcattacattctatggggactggctgcattacattctatgggggctggctgcattacattcaatgggggctggctgcattatattctatgggggctgtgctgcattacattctatggggctgtgctgcattacattctatggggactggctgcattacattctatgggggctggctgcattacattctatggggctgtctgcattacattctatggggactggctgcattacattctatggggtctgtgctgcattacattctatggggactggctgcattacattcaatgggggctgtgctgcattacattctatggggactggctgcattacattctatgggggctgtgctgcattacattctatggggactggctgcattacattctatgggggctggctgcattacattctatgggggctggctgcattacattcaatgggggctggctgcattatattctatgggggctgtgctgcattacattctatggggctgtgctgcattacattctatgggggctggctgcattacattctatgggggctgtgctgcattacattctatgggggctggctgcattacattctatgggggctgtctgcattacattctatggggactggctgcattacattctatggggtctgtgctgcattatattctatggggactggctgcattacattcaatgggggctgtgctgcattacattctatggggactggctgcattacattctatgggggctgtgctgcattacattctatggggactgcctgcattacattctatgggggctggctgcattacattctatgggggctggctgcattacattcaatgggggctggctgcattatattctatgggggctgtgctgcattacattctatggggctgtgctgcattacattctatgggggctgtgctgcattacattctatgggggctgtctgcattacattctattgggactgagctgtaatgctggatacagctgtaattatatgttatatagttgtgttacactcccctcacttcttgtaacctacaagtgtagaaagatattatacagtcaccatgtgacaagtgggcctgtgtgacttcaaatgccagggctgaattttagtcccagtccggccctgatgacGATATAATGATTCCTACATCCGTATATAGAAATATGTCAAGAGTTGTCACCAGCACACCAAGAAGTGATCATGAGTCCATGATACCAAGAAGTCCTCTCGGGACTTTGCAAACATAACTTATGGCTCCTGCTATTACCACATATTACTATGATCGTTTTTCTTTTTCCAAAAGTGTAGAGAGGTTTGCAGGAATACCAATCCATTCTGGAAGAAAAGCAGCAGAATAGTTAAAAATATTTAGATAAGGAGAATCTGGTAACGTGAAGTTTGTTAGGTAAATTGTTTCACCCCCAACCAAATATGCAGCCCAGTATCCAAATGTCCCAATGGTCATGATGGTGTGGTTACAATGAGCCAAGAGGGCAAAATCACGGGCAGGAGACCGTTCTTGACCATCTCCAGCAAAGTGGACATCACCTAGTGAATGATCAATGTTTTTCTTACACCAGTCCATCCCATTACTGGTCACCAGAAAGACAGGGTTGTCATACTTTCGTCTGAAATAGTCCATGGCTTGTTGGAGGTAATTTTTGTCCGCCACTACTCCTCTCCTTTTCTTGGGCATCACCTCGACATAATCTCCTCTACGAACATGAACCCCAACATAAGTCACGTTAGTCTTAGACCCTTTCACTTTTTCTAAGTATGAATTCGCCTCCTTTTTGAAAGGTTCGTGGAAAGTGAACTCTCGGAGAATCTCTTCTCTTATGTGATGGTAGAAGGTCCACGAACATGGTGACCCGAAAAGTTTCACGTATTGTCCAGAGATGTTTAGATATTCTGGGGACATCCAATCCTGTAGAGTGTATTTCTTCCATATGATGGAGTCAGCAACGTCCTGAGGCATAACAGGCATTGATATGTTAAAAATATCCCCAAGCTCGCTTTTCATTTTGGGTAAAACATAGGCTTGATGTCCATTAAGCTTGGCCAAGGCGTAAAGGACAGCATATTGTCCCATCTTGTTTCCTAAACGTGCGCTGGGCTGCACAGTCCACATCGCTGTATTATTTGTTGTTCTGGTCTTTATTTTCTGGGTAGTCAATAAAGGTGTCACTCCTGGAATACTTCTGTCATCGTTGGGcacaaaagtattcacatcgatatgTCTTCTGTTGGCAAGATGGAAGTATGCGATAGCCACTGTGATCAAAATCACCAAAATGACACATTTTCTTGATAGAGAGAATCTCATGGCGGATTATATCAGAAACTGAActcctagagaaaaaaaaatggtaaaaaagttAGTAGAGAGAAATAATGGCCAAATGCACACTTGCCCTTAGTCCATGTTTAGCAAAACCATGGCTAAAAAACTGTTATTTTGGAGGTTTTTTTCAATTGTTCTTCGACATGTCTTAGATGTCCCCAATTTCTCCTTGTACATGTTGCTAATTGAGTAAATATACAGTATTTATCTAACTAAAGGGAATTTAgcagcaggtttttgctctgtaATCTGAAAGTAgcacgatgtaggggcagagaccccgattccaacgatgtgtcacttactaggctgtgttgttTAGTTTTAatacagtgttttatcagcaggagattatcaatgcAGGACTTTAAGTGTCACGTGTAGGTTAGTCGAGCTAATCTGTGCAACCACGCAGCGATTGGCAGCTTGCTGTCAaagtacagtgtacacaggaagctgcaaaTTAGGGATGTGGGTAGGGTTATGCACAGCTCAGAATTTCTTgcaacatctacagcagagaaaacttggattctatcaaaactacaccaagtagcccagtaagtgacacatcgccggAATCAAAGTCTCTGCCCTTACATCTTGTTGTTCTTGGAtttcatagcaaaaatctgctggcaCATTCCCATTAAAGAGATCCTAAATTTCTAAATACTGAAGGTCAGTTTTTATGCACAGCACTAGAATTCTGGAAATTTTGCTTTTAGAAGTTGCTATATAAATGACGGAATGTGGTTAAATGACATTATCACAAGTTCAGCATAATAAAAACAGTTTCAAAACATTTCTTCTCTCCGTATTCCAGGACACCTAGCCTTGCTGTTTTTCTGTtaatgacttaaaggggttgtcaaggctTGGGACTGAAGACTGCAGTCACTTTATGAAGTGCAGACTTATCAATCCTTACATCACGcacagtgcacactgtcaggattctttggTGCTGGGAGCAGGCAAATGTATATCCATAAGTACAGTTTGTGTCTTCGATATATGttatcacatgctgactagacatgataCAAGTGAATTGAAGCTGTACACGTCTAGTCGGGATGTGCCTGGGAGTATGCAAATTGCATGCTTGCAGTGACAAGACTGCTAACTCCTGGCGCTGCGAAAGGAAAACTGTATCAGAGCGCACTGTGCACGCTGTTAGGATTCGTAAGTCTGCAGACACTAAGAATGACTACAAACTTTATCCAAAAgccgggacaacccctttaaggtttgcTTTTTTGGGCAGAAAAGATGAATTTTCATTTGCACAGTtttatgatcgctttttattacttttttttgggAGATAGTGACAGTGAAGGCAACATTTATTTCCATTTAGTTTTGTGAAGATTCAGCAAAATGTTCACGAGCGTATGGAATTAACTTGCTTATCTTATCTGcttatgtgtaataataataaataggtaaTAAAAGCAAGTTAACCTCATTTACAGAGTCAATGTGATCCATGGATCTAGTAATCTATATGATCCCTGTACGGATAAATTAATTTATACAAGTACATGTGGTTCCAGATgcacatggatcaccatatgtgCAGTATATGTTGCAGATGACGTACATAGCACAATTCCTGTATGACACATTTTGCCATTTTACAAACTTTCCTTGCAGTAAGAATCACCACAACCCAGGGTTATGCTGTATACTTGAAGAATTAACGCAGTAAGATGATGGTGAAGGCTGGGTCAGAAGTCGATGAGGGCCATGAGCACGTCCCCTGATATCATGGCAGATAGTATAAAAGGTTCCAGATGGGGGCTGGAATGGGCGCAGCTTGAtgtaggccccccatgactgcgttgccatgggagggttTTTCCCTTTGAATTTTAAAAGCTGGGTTTGGGATTGGCTGGAGGGGGATGCGGGAGGAGTTGGGGGACGGGGACAGGTTACAGtggagggaaagtgcgggaaaacgccACTTGCCTGAGAGAATCCAGCGGGAAAAGGCCACCACCTCCCTCCTCAGTGCAGACTCACCATGGATTCGGTTGAGGGCTTAGTGGAAAGATTGCGGGACGTGGCGCGTTCTTGGAGGGATGGCTAGTTGCAAGAGCAGCTGTCCTCATTACTGGGCGACGCAGGTCAGGAAGGCAGCAGGACGA
Encoded here:
- the LOC138651044 gene encoding galactoside alpha-(1,2)-fucosyltransferase 2-like: MWTVQPSARLGNKMGQYAVLYALAKLNGHQAYVLPKMKSELGDIFNISMPVMPQDVADSIIWKKYTLQDWMSPEYLNISGQYVKLFGSPCSWTFYHHIREEILREFTFHEPFKKEANSYLEKVKGSKTNVTYVGVHVRRGDYVEVMPKKRRGVVADKNYLQQAMDYFRRKYDNPVFLVTSNGMDWCKKNIDHSLGDVHFAGDGQERSPARDFALLAHCNHTIMTIGTFGYWAAYLVGGETIYLTNFTLPDSPYLNIFNYSAAFLPEWIGIPANLSTLLEKEKRS